From Bacteroidota bacterium, the proteins below share one genomic window:
- a CDS encoding alpha/beta hydrolase, with protein MSRRSRGRAPFSAEDLYGVARLGTDAVAGVTDLVEAVHATVASPVGRPLRTRGIAGAVYRAIRTVTAWVRRGLDGTWALGDARRERAAPPADSPTREALIAALNGVLGDALAAQDHPLATPTHVRYHGRPLALDASSLAAAVSDPRETVLVRVHGICMHDGQWVESGAPDALAAGLGATPVALRYNSGRHISENGRDLAGALDALVRAWPRPVSRLVVVGHSMGGLVARSAFHYGAEAGHGWPAAGAALVTLGSPHHGAPLERAGSVVDALLDATRWTAPFARIGRVRSAGVTDLRFGNVLDEDWAGHERPPRGDARHPLPLPAGVTCYLVAAVIAEDSEGRLRRGAGHWVGDGLVPVASALGRHPDPDRRLAVPPGRTWTAVGMDHFDLIRRPEVTAKLLEWLAPKVRSAGAAVGSP; from the coding sequence GTGTCCCGGCGCTCACGCGGCCGCGCGCCGTTCTCCGCCGAGGACCTGTACGGCGTCGCCCGCCTCGGCACCGACGCCGTCGCGGGCGTGACGGACCTCGTCGAGGCCGTCCACGCGACGGTCGCCTCGCCCGTCGGCCGACCGTTGCGGACGCGAGGGATCGCGGGGGCCGTCTACCGGGCGATCCGGACCGTGACGGCGTGGGTCCGGCGGGGCCTCGACGGGACGTGGGCGCTCGGCGACGCGCGGCGCGAGCGCGCCGCGCCGCCAGCCGACTCCCCGACGCGCGAGGCCCTGATCGCCGCGCTGAACGGCGTGCTCGGCGACGCGCTCGCCGCCCAGGACCACCCGCTCGCGACCCCGACCCACGTCCGCTACCACGGCCGCCCCCTCGCCCTCGATGCCTCGTCGCTCGCAGCGGCCGTGAGCGATCCGCGCGAGACGGTCCTCGTGCGCGTCCACGGGATCTGCATGCACGACGGCCAGTGGGTCGAGAGCGGTGCACCCGACGCGCTGGCGGCCGGGCTCGGGGCCACGCCCGTCGCGCTCCGCTACAACAGCGGCCGTCACATCTCGGAGAACGGGCGGGACCTCGCGGGCGCCCTCGACGCCCTCGTGAGGGCGTGGCCCCGGCCGGTGTCCCGGCTCGTCGTCGTCGGCCACAGCATGGGCGGGCTCGTCGCGCGGAGCGCGTTCCACTACGGGGCCGAGGCCGGGCACGGGTGGCCCGCGGCAGGCGCCGCCCTCGTCACGCTCGGCTCGCCGCATCACGGGGCGCCCCTCGAACGCGCGGGCTCCGTCGTCGACGCGCTCCTAGACGCGACGCGCTGGACGGCCCCGTTCGCGAGGATCGGCCGGGTCCGGAGCGCCGGCGTAACGGACCTCCGGTTCGGGAACGTCCTCGACGAGGACTGGGCCGGGCACGAGCGGCCCCCGCGAGGAGACGCCCGCCATCCCCTCCCGCTTCCAGCTGGGGTAACCTGCTACCTCGTGGCAGCGGTGATCGCTGAGGACTCGGAAGGTCGTCTCCGCCGAGGTGCCGGGCATTGGGTCGGCGACGGGCTCGTTCCCGTCGCCAGCGCTCTCGGTCGCCACCCGGACCCCGACCGTCGTCTGGCGGTGCCGCCGGGCCGGACGTGGACGGCGGTCGGGATGGACCACTTCGACCTGATCCGGCGGCCCGAGGTGACGGCGAAGCTCCTGGAGTGGCTGGCTCCCAAAGTCCGTAGTGCGGGCGCAGCCGTCGGCTCGCCGTAG
- a CDS encoding SDR family oxidoreductase has product MPSTIFLTGFPGFLGSALASRLLDRHDSDVTITALVQPKYRALAEARAREIEAEVDGRRGRIELVEGDITRPDLGLGAETAAALRARTREVYHLAAVYDLAVGRDLAHRVNVDGTRHVLAFAEGAASLRRFQYVSTCFVSGRLPGVFRESDLARGQAFNNHYEETKYLAEVEVQRAMAGGLPATVYRPAIVVGDSRTGATQKYDGPYSLIQWMLRWPRAVPIPVVGDPERTEVNVVPQDFVVDAIDVLSAMDASEGRVYHLADPRPLTVDGMIRVLGRTTERRPVRIPLPERLASGALAHVPGLSEWTGIGPETLAYFTLPTRYATDHATRDLEGTGVACPPFASYADRLVGFVRAHPDVSAAAMV; this is encoded by the coding sequence ATGCCTTCCACGATCTTCCTGACCGGCTTCCCCGGCTTTCTCGGCTCGGCGCTCGCCAGCCGCCTCCTCGACCGCCACGACTCGGACGTCACGATCACGGCACTCGTCCAGCCCAAATACCGCGCGCTGGCCGAGGCCCGAGCCCGAGAGATCGAGGCCGAGGTCGACGGCCGACGTGGGCGGATCGAGCTCGTCGAGGGCGACATCACGCGCCCCGACCTGGGGCTCGGCGCCGAGACGGCCGCGGCGCTCCGGGCGCGGACGCGGGAGGTCTACCACCTCGCGGCCGTCTACGACCTCGCCGTCGGCCGCGACCTCGCCCACCGCGTCAACGTCGACGGTACGCGCCACGTGCTCGCCTTCGCGGAGGGCGCCGCCTCGCTCCGGCGGTTCCAGTACGTCAGCACCTGCTTCGTGAGCGGGCGGCTGCCCGGCGTGTTCCGCGAGAGCGACCTCGCGCGCGGCCAGGCGTTCAACAACCACTACGAGGAGACGAAGTACCTCGCCGAGGTCGAGGTCCAGCGGGCGATGGCCGGCGGGCTCCCGGCGACGGTCTACCGCCCGGCCATCGTCGTCGGCGACAGCCGGACCGGCGCGACGCAGAAGTACGACGGGCCGTACTCGCTCATCCAGTGGATGCTCCGCTGGCCGCGCGCGGTGCCGATTCCCGTCGTCGGCGACCCTGAGCGGACGGAGGTGAACGTCGTCCCGCAAGACTTCGTCGTCGACGCGATCGACGTGCTCAGCGCGATGGACGCCTCGGAGGGCCGGGTCTACCACCTCGCCGACCCCCGCCCGCTCACCGTCGACGGGATGATCCGCGTGCTGGGGCGGACGACGGAGCGGCGGCCGGTCCGGATCCCGCTGCCGGAGCGGCTCGCCAGCGGGGCGCTCGCGCACGTCCCCGGCCTGTCGGAGTGGACGGGGATCGGCCCCGAGACGCTCGCCTACTTCACGCTCCCGACGCGGTACGCGACGGACCACGCGACGCGCGACCTGGAGGGCACGGGCGTGGCGTGCCCACCGTTCGCGTCGTACGCCGACCGGCTCGTTGGCTTCGTGCGGGCGCACCCGGACGTCTCGGCCGCGGCGATGGTCTGA
- a CDS encoding sterol desaturase family protein: MEIFFEAPDLILFAIPAFVVLMVVEAVFSARERLELYDAKDTAASLTMGVGNVVMNLAGKAAALGVYWLVYRHLALFPDALSPLAWWSWPLLFLADDLTYYWFHRKSHEVRYFWASHVVHHSSERYNLSTALRQTWTGTVSGTFLFWVWLPLVGFHPVAVLAMQSVSLLYQFWIHTETVGKLPRPVEWVFNTPSHHRVHHGSDVEYLDKNHGGMLIVWDRLFGTFQEERHRPTYGITTPLESHHPFRIAFHEWADVWRDVLEAPSWRARAGYLFGPPGWSHDGSRMTTEQYREHVRREDEAA; encoded by the coding sequence ATGGAGATCTTCTTCGAAGCGCCCGACCTCATCCTCTTCGCCATCCCGGCGTTCGTGGTCCTCATGGTCGTCGAGGCCGTGTTCTCGGCTCGGGAGCGGCTCGAGCTCTACGACGCGAAGGACACGGCGGCGAGCCTGACGATGGGGGTCGGGAACGTGGTGATGAACCTCGCCGGGAAGGCCGCAGCCCTCGGCGTCTACTGGCTCGTCTACCGCCACCTCGCTCTCTTCCCGGACGCGCTCAGCCCGCTCGCGTGGTGGAGCTGGCCGCTCCTGTTCCTCGCCGACGACCTCACCTACTACTGGTTCCACCGGAAGAGCCACGAGGTCCGGTACTTCTGGGCCAGCCACGTCGTCCACCACTCGTCGGAGCGGTACAACCTCTCGACCGCGCTCCGGCAGACCTGGACCGGGACGGTCTCCGGGACCTTCCTGTTCTGGGTCTGGCTCCCGCTCGTGGGGTTCCACCCGGTCGCCGTGCTCGCGATGCAGTCGGTGAGCTTGCTCTACCAGTTCTGGATCCACACCGAGACCGTCGGGAAGCTGCCGCGCCCCGTCGAGTGGGTGTTCAACACGCCGAGCCACCACCGGGTCCACCACGGCTCCGACGTCGAGTACCTCGACAAGAACCACGGGGGAATGCTCATCGTGTGGGACCGGCTGTTCGGGACGTTCCAGGAGGAGCGCCACCGGCCGACGTACGGGATCACGACGCCGCTCGAGTCGCACCACCCGTTCCGCATCGCGTTCCACGAGTGGGCCGACGTCTGGCGGGACGTTCTCGAGGCGCCCTCGTGGCGAGCACGAGCGGGCTACCTGTTTGGCCCGCCGGGGTGGAGCCACGACGGCTCGCGGATGACGACCGAGCAGTACCGCGAGCACGTCCGGCGGGAGGACGAAGCCGCGTAG